GGAGGTAATTGCCAGCCCGTAAGTGCTGAACGTTGATGACCGGATTTGTCCCATTTAAAGCAGTTGATGATAAATCCATCCTTTCCCCTTTGGCATCCAGAATATCTATGGTAGTAGTAGCATCTGGTGTGATATTGGCCAATTGCAGGTAATCATGGCTAGGGTTTGGGTACGCCACGAATTGGGCTAGTGACTTGTTACCGGGTTTTACGGCTATCACTTTGCTGTACTCAGACTTGCCGTCATAATCAACCTGCTTTACGCGGTAATATGTGGTAATTGAGGCAGCTGAAGCATGTTGGAATTGATAGTTCCTGATAACGTTGCTGTTGCCTGCGCCTGCTACCGTCCCTACCGTAGCGAACTGCTTTCCATCTGCAGAATACTCAATGTAAAAGCGTTCATTGTTGATCTCCGTGGCGGTGGACCATTGCAGGTGTACTTGCTGCCCTTTTCGCTCGCCGGTAAAAGACAGCCAGGTAACCGGAAGCACGGTGACCGATTCCATAGTTGCAATACCTAACTGTCCGAAAGGGGTGATGAAGTTGCGTTTGGCATAGCCGCCGGCCACCGTACGGCCTTCTTTGTCTGGGGGGGCTAAGGTACCGCCACCGGTTTCCCAGTCTTTGCCGCTGGTGGAGTTGACCGGCCTGATCAATAAGGCGAATTTGTTGTCTTCCAGATTGGTGAAGCCTTGCAAGGAGGCCATGGCAGTAAAGGTGCCGCTTGCAGGTGTGTTGTTTGGCACTACGTTCCAGACACCTTCGGTGGCTATATGGGTGTAGCTATAGCCTCCTTCCATCAAGGCCAGTTCTGAGTCTTGATGGTTGGTAAGAGGTTTGAAGCTAACTACCACACTTTGGAAACCATTGCCACTTAACCCAATGGACATCAGGTCCAGTTGCCGCTTTCCGGTAACGTTACCTACCGGGAATGAATAAGTGCCGCTACTTCCCACTGAGCGCCTTAGATTGCCCTGTATGTAAAAAGAGGGGTCAACTAATTGCAACGCATTCGCGTCTTGACGCAACAAAGACAGCTCATGGATATCGGTTTTGAAAACACCACTTTTGAGGGTGAATACTTCGGCCACGTTTACTGTTTTAGAAAGGGTAATAGTACCGCCGGTTTTGGCTATCAGTAAGTTGGTAACAGTGCCAGGAAGACCATCTCCAGAGACCATATCTCCAGTGCCTATAAATCCGTAACTGGCCTGGGTAGAGAAATTTCGCGTCCCGCTGACGCGGATGTTTCCGTCTGACGTTCCTGTTCCTGTAATTTTGATTCCCTGTGCAGAACCATATAGAAGGGTGGCGCCAGCCTCTAATGAGAAATTACCGGTTCCGCCAATAGACCTGTTAGAAGCGATTTGTAATACCGCAGGAGCCATAACGGTTAGAGTACCAGTCACGTCAAAGTTCGCGCTAAGCATATGGTTACCAGCCTCATTTAGCGTGTTGGCCTCTGTGGCGGTTAAGAGAACATGGTGATAGGTTAGTTTCTGGGCATTATTTCCGTAGGTACCCCTTATAGACTGTGACTGCCCATTGATAGACCCATAAAACTCAATGGTACCTCCCGTTAGCTGGTAAGGCTTTGCTATGCCGTTGAGCTCAGGGACGCTGGTTGTGGTTTTATTGGTCCTGAACAGGCCACCGGTCATGGTCAATCCGCCGTCTCCTTTCAAAGTTTTGTTGCTGATGTCTAATATGGCATTGGGCAAAATGGTAAGGTTCTGGTTAATGGTAGTGGTGGAGGAAATGCTTTTTGAGGTAGCGGTGCCAACATTATCTCCGCCTATGGTCACATTATAGTAGGTCTTTCCTCTCAGAATTTGCTCTCCTGATCCTGTTAATTCAATGGTGCCTCCAGTTAATTCATAGACTCCTGTAAGTAAAGGGAACGTGTTGTTCAGCATGTTTATCTGGTAGATTCCGCCCGTCATGACCAATTTCCCGGTGCTGTTAATATCTGCTGTGGCGGTGGCTTTGAAAAGGCCCTGCCTAATTTCCAACCTTCCACCGGAAGGCGAAATGAGGGTACTGCTGGAGATGCCGGTACTGTTGGTGAGAGTCACGGAAGAAGGGTTGTCTATAATTAGAATCTTACCATTGGAAGTAGTGGTAAAAGCGTTGCCCGTTTGCTGAGGAATTTTGCCATTGTAGACAAAGGTAGCTAGTTGGGTAAAGGTGCGCCGGTTATCTGTGACAACTACGTTTCCAGTAACGCCTGAAGTATTGATTCCCTGGGCACTGGTAATATACAAGGTGCCGCCCTGGTCCAGTTTAAAATAGCCCTGGCCTTGTATTTGGTACCCATTATTGTCGGCATCTGCGCTAAAGTCAAGTGTGGCCCCGTTCTCCACGGTGAAGGTACCCGCATAAACAGAGTTGGAAGGGTTTAGCCTGAGGTGCTGGCCTAACCTCACCATAGCGCCTGGTTTTATAGCCAGGGAAACATGGTTGATTATTCCCGCCACCTGGACCGCTTGCCATGTGGTGCCACTAAACCGCAAGCCGCTACCGGTAGTGGTTACGGTGCTGCTGTTATTAATGATAGAGGTAGCATCTGTTACCAGGTTTCCTTTCAGATCTACTGTAGTGATGGCCGTGGAACTGGACGTTTGGTTGAGCGTGAAAGTGGAGTTTTTCAAGGTGAAATGGCCAGGGACCAAAAGAGATGCTGTGCTATTGGCTTGATTCTGAAGATAATACGTGCCACCATTCAATAAAACGTCCTGGCCAAAGGATAGCGAAAGGTTACTGCCGTCTAGCAAAAGAAGTGAGGAACCGGCGGGAACTACAGCAGTAAAGGTCTGGGCAGTCAGGGGTGCCGAGGCATCTGTTAACCTCCATTGGCTGTTGGTAAGAGTAGGGGCAAAGGTCAATCGGCCCAGCCAGTAGCCATGAGGTTGAGCTGTAAGTTGGCTGCTGCTAAATAACAGTGAATTGGGAGCGGCAGCTTCAATTCTGATTTCTGCGGAGGCGTCAATTTCTTCGGTGCCCGCCCAAAGCGGGTCAGAGGCCTGGTAGGTGGGAGATTTGATAGTAAGTTTTGAAGAAGCCTGCAGTTGGAGGAGGCCCCTGTTTTCCAGGTCACCGGTCAGGAGAAGCTCTGCCGATGAAGTCACCGCCAGTTTGGAGGTAGTGGTGAGTTTAGAACCAGACGGAATGGTAAAGGTACTTTGGGCGGAGATTTGTAAAGCGGCAAGTTGTAAGACGCCCGAAAGCTGAGTGGGGTGCCCTACATATAAGGTGCCAGTAGTAGGCAGGGGATAGGAAGCGGAAACCCAGGTGCCCTGGCTGGTAAATTGTTCCAGCAAGGCAGTACCCTCGTTTTGGGCAAGGCTACCGGAGGAAGCGGTTCTATAATCGCCGGTCTGGTAAGAGGTTTGGGCCTGGAGGGGGCTACACCAGAAAATAGCAAAAGCCCAGACCAGCATCCAGGCCCCAAACCCTTTTTTGCCTTTACAGGCAATCCAACTATTTGTCATAACTAAAATATGGAATTCGTTCTTTTATAAAATGTTAAATGCTGTATTTTAGAGCGTTAACTTTCTTGCTTTTGAATAAGTTCTTAAGCGTCAATCAATTAGATAGATAAGCAAGTTTGGCCGGTGAATGTGACGTTTCACCCGATGAATGAGAGTAGAAGATCTCCGGTTTTGGGCCTGTTTTTGAGATAACAGGCTTAAAATGAAAGGACTAGAAGAAGGTTGTTGGAAGGGAAAAGGAGAAGTGAAATTTAGATAAATTAGGGTAGGGGCAATCCCTTGTGGTTGCCCTTACACGTTTGCCGGCGTGAAAGGGCAACCACAAGGGATTTCCCCTACAAGGACTTTTTGATCAGCTTAAAAAGCGCAGCCACACCGGCAAGGGTATTTACCCGCCTCGGGTCCAGGTAAGAATAAGATAGCGTTGGTGGCAGCTTAGGTATGGAAAGATATGCCAGGGTACTAAAGAAATCAGAGATTCTTGCAGCGTTTTACCGGGCACAAACGCTGCAAGGAGTACGGCCCTGGCGTTTGGCCTGTGCCAGGGTGGTAGTTAAGATGCCTTTTTTGCAGGTCTGCAGGCGATAGCAGTTAGCTCTTATATGATAAGTAGTAGCGGCCTTGCTTTGGCAAAGGTAGACGGTACTGTTTTTATTGGTAATGGTAGCCGTAGTGGTGGTAGCCCGCTTGGCCGCAGTAGAGGCGCCTGCCGGAATGTTTGGCTTGGTGTTTTTCCGCTGCTTCCGGAAGTCCCAGGGGGCCTGGGGCACAGGGTCCACCCATAGGCCAAGTTTCTGGGCGCGGGCCTCCATTTCCAGGCGGTCCAGCTCCGGGTCTTTGGAGTAAGCTCTATAGTGCCAGGCAAACCCGTATTTCACCAGTTCATAGTTCAGGTTGCGGCCATCCGGTAAAATGATTTCTCCCACCGTACGGCCGTACCGGTCAATGTCCCGCACCACCAGCTGCACAAATTTGCCGAAGGCCTGGTCTGAGGTGAACTGACGGGCCCTTTCGCCAAACGCCTGATTCTTTT
This Rufibacter radiotolerans DNA region includes the following protein-coding sequences:
- a CDS encoding T9SS type A sorting domain-containing protein, encoding MTNSWIACKGKKGFGAWMLVWAFAIFWCSPLQAQTSYQTGDYRTASSGSLAQNEGTALLEQFTSQGTWVSASYPLPTTGTLYVGHPTQLSGVLQLAALQISAQSTFTIPSGSKLTTTSKLAVTSSAELLLTGDLENRGLLQLQASSKLTIKSPTYQASDPLWAGTEEIDASAEIRIEAAAPNSLLFSSSQLTAQPHGYWLGRLTFAPTLTNSQWRLTDASAPLTAQTFTAVVPAGSSLLLLDGSNLSLSFGQDVLLNGGTYYLQNQANSTASLLVPGHFTLKNSTFTLNQTSSSTAITTVDLKGNLVTDATSIINNSSTVTTTGSGLRFSGTTWQAVQVAGIINHVSLAIKPGAMVRLGQHLRLNPSNSVYAGTFTVENGATLDFSADADNNGYQIQGQGYFKLDQGGTLYITSAQGINTSGVTGNVVVTDNRRTFTQLATFVYNGKIPQQTGNAFTTTSNGKILIIDNPSSVTLTNSTGISSSTLISPSGGRLEIRQGLFKATATADINSTGKLVMTGGIYQINMLNNTFPLLTGVYELTGGTIELTGSGEQILRGKTYYNVTIGGDNVGTATSKSISSTTTINQNLTILPNAILDISNKTLKGDGGLTMTGGLFRTNKTTTSVPELNGIAKPYQLTGGTIEFYGSINGQSQSIRGTYGNNAQKLTYHHVLLTATEANTLNEAGNHMLSANFDVTGTLTVMAPAVLQIASNRSIGGTGNFSLEAGATLLYGSAQGIKITGTGTSDGNIRVSGTRNFSTQASYGFIGTGDMVSGDGLPGTVTNLLIAKTGGTITLSKTVNVAEVFTLKSGVFKTDIHELSLLRQDANALQLVDPSFYIQGNLRRSVGSSGTYSFPVGNVTGKRQLDLMSIGLSGNGFQSVVVSFKPLTNHQDSELALMEGGYSYTHIATEGVWNVVPNNTPASGTFTAMASLQGFTNLEDNKFALLIRPVNSTSGKDWETGGGTLAPPDKEGRTVAGGYAKRNFITPFGQLGIATMESVTVLPVTWLSFTGERKGQQVHLQWSTATEINNERFYIEYSADGKQFATVGTVAGAGNSNVIRNYQFQHASAASITTYYRVKQVDYDGKSEYSKVIAVKPGNKSLAQFVAYPNPSHDYLQLANITPDATTTIDILDAKGERMDLSSTALNGTNPVINVQHLRAGNYLLQVKSSAGIQQFRFVKL
- a CDS encoding thermonuclease family protein yields the protein MRRFPAITPSTFWLLCLLLLLGCQKKQEQQAEQQKEGHYRVIAIKDGDTIELLKDGKPLRVRLQGIDCPEKNQAFGERARQFTSDQAFGKFVQLVVRDIDRYGRTVGEIILPDGRNLNYELVKYGFAWHYRAYSKDPELDRLEMEARAQKLGLWVDPVPQAPWDFRKQRKNTKPNIPAGASTAAKRATTTTATITNKNSTVYLCQSKAATTYHIRANCYRLQTCKKGILTTTLAQAKRQGRTPCSVCAR